In Nostoc sphaeroides, the genomic window CCATTCTAGGAACTGGTGCATTAGGTGGCTTTTATGGTGCAAAACTGCAAAAAGCTGGTTTAGATATTCACTTTTTGCTGAAGAGTGATTATGAATATGTCAGTAAATCTGGTTTGGTTATTGAGTCAAAAGATGGTGATTTCACCCTGACTCAAGTCAACGCCTACAATGATATAGAAAAAATGCCACAATGCGATGTGGTAGTGGTAGCACTAAAGACAACACAAAACCATTTATTACCGCAGATGTTACCGCCACTTGTCAGGGATAATGGGGTAGTGTTGGTATTGCAAAATGGACTGGGGGTGGAAGAAGAAGTTGCCAAAATAGTTGGCAATGTCAGCATTATTGGTGGGTTGTGTTTTCTCTGTTCCAATAAAGTCGCAGCAGGACATATCCGCCACCTCGACTATGGACAAATTACCATAGGGGGATATGCTTCTAGCTATAATCCTACTGGGATTACAGATAAAATGCGGCAAATTGCCGATGACTTGAAGAGTGCTGGTATCTCAATAGAATTAGTTGAAGACTTATTACTAGGGCGATGGAAAAAATTGGTGTGGAATATTCCCTATAATGGACTGTCTGTAATTCTCAACGCTAGAACAGATGAATTAATGTCCTATGTCCACACCCGCAAATTAGTTGAACAGTTGATGTATGAAGTTGCAGCAGGATCAAAAAGTTGCGGACGCATCATTCCTGATAGCTTCATTCAAACAATGCTGGATTACACCGTGAAAATGAAGCCTTATCGTACCAGCATGAAAATTGACTACGACGAAAGGCGGCCTTTAGAAGTAGAAGCAATTTTTGGGAACCCATTACGGAAAGCGCAAGCAGCAGATGTGAATTTACCGCAGATTAGCTGTATATACCAGCAGTTAAAGTTTTTGGATGAGAAAATAAGAGTATAGGACTAGCCCTTTCAAGGTGGCCAACGAAGATACGTTGTTTCAGTGCTACCATCTTGAATCCTCTGCTCAGATTTTGGGCTTTTTGAAGGTTGAAATAACCAATTCTCGTTCTAAATCTCACCACCTTGAAAGGGCTAGAGTATAGGACTTGCGCACTTTACACATTGACCATGATATGCCAAGTCAGCTTGTTAAACTAAAAGTCTTGCCCCACCTCGTTCCCAGGCTCTGCCTGGGAATGCGATCAAGGTGGGCTGCTGCCTGCTTGTTTGACTCTAGGCAGAGCCTCCCACAAGAGCATTACAAGGCAGAGCCTTGTAACGAGAGGATTCATTTGCTTGTTGAGTAACAGCATTTGCTTGTTGAGCGATCGCATTTGCTTGTTGAGTAACAGCATTTGCTTGTTGAGCGATCGCATTTGCTTGTTGAGTAACAGCATTTGCTTGTTGAGCGATCGCATTTGCTTGTTGAGTAACAGCATTTGCTTGTTGAGCGATCGCATTTGCTTGTTGAGTAACAGCATTTGCTTGTTGAGTAACAGCATTTGCTTGTTGAGCGATCGCATTTGCTTGTTGAGTAACAGCATTTGCTTGTTGAGCGATCGCATTTGCTTGTTGAGCAACAGCATTTGCTTGTTGTGTTTATCCTGAAACAACAAAAGTGTAAGTATAAACACATATCGAGCATTACTTATTGCGTTGCAATTAAATCCACAAAAATACTCTTATCACGCAGAAAGACATCCCAATATGCTGAAATAGAACTATTTCATAAATATTTCCTATGTCTTTAAAAACTCGCGGTTCTGCTGCTGTAGACAAAGCTCAACGCCGTCTCGCCCTGCTTAAATCCATCAATGAGAATCTAGATTTAGGGCATGGACTAAGCATTGAAGCTTATACCCGCCTTATTGATAATACCCGTGCCACACTAGAAGCCCATAATACGCTTTTGTCTAATCTTGAAGAATCCCGTAAGACGATGACTCAGATGGACAATGCACTTTCGGAACTGTCTGAAAGGATGCTTACTGGAGTTGCGACTGTCTACGGCAGAAACAGCATGGAGTATTCAAAGGCAGGCGGCTCTAGTCGAAAGCGGAGTGCGAGTAAAAAATCTATTTCACAAGTTTCTTCAATTGTTGGGGTTCCCGCTACTCAACCCACCCAGACTGCAACTAACGGCAAAGGCAGCTTGAGCAATGTTTAAATTTGTTTTACTTAATGGGGGAGCTATTATTCATTAAGTTCATAGGGTAGCACAGCTAGTTGTGCTACCTTACTGCAAAATCCACGCAGCCTGAAAAAAGTCGCGTTCGCAAAACATAGCATAACGATAGGTTGAATGCACAACAGAATTAGTAACGGCATAATTGTCAACCAAATTTTCTAATTGTTGTGTTAGTGGTTGAAAATCTGCACTACTATAAGTACGAATCCAGTCTGCATATTGATGATTAGGAATGCCATTACGAGCTAACTTTTCTCCCAAAAAGGCATACAAACGCATACAGGGAGACATCGCCGCAGCAGTTAAGCCCACATCTCCACCCCAAGCAGTTGCTAACAAAAAGTCAGTATAGTGGCGGGTAGCGGCTCCTGGTTCTACAGAATGCAAATTGACTCCCCATTGAGAAGCATAGCCACTATGCAACCGCAGTTCTTCTAAAACTCCACTAGCTAGGTTATGAAATGTGGTGAAACCTAACCAGTCTGGTGCTTTAGCTGCGGCGATACTGTACGCACGGGCAAAAGCTTCTAAGAAAAAAGCATCTTGCCCTACGTAGTAAGCAAATTTAGCTTGCTCAAGAGTACCATCGCCAATGCCTTGAACGAAAGGATGCTCTAAGCAAGCTTGGGCTAAGTCTTGATTTGCTGCCCATAATTCCTGAGATAAAGTCATTTGTTATTTGTCATTTGTCATTTGTTATTATCCCCTTTAAAAAGGGAAGAACTGGAGCAAGACTGAGCCAAGACTTCCCAAAAAGTCCACAAAACTAGGACTACCAGCACTTACCTTCTCATTTACGGGTGTTTGCAGTTCTTTAATAAAAGCTTGGGCTGTTTGGGTTCCAGGGGTATTGCTTTGGGATGTAAACAACTTTTCAGCAACTTGGGCATCTTGGAATGCACCTTGTCTATCTAGTATTTGGTAACGAGCGATACCACGAGCTAAATAAGCACCTGCAAATTCTGGTTTAATAGCGATCGCTTGATTAAAATAACTGATTGCTTGCTGTTGATTGCCTTTTTGCCCTTCTGCTACACCCAAAGCGTAAAATTCTTCTGGTGAAGCAATTTGTGATGGTATACCAACTGCACCTTGGAAGTTAGCGCCATTCAAGTTTGCACCAGTTAGTTGTGCATTTGCTAAATAAGTATTTCTCAAATCAGCACCCGCTAAATTGGCCCCACTAAATTTAGCTTCACTCAGGTTAACACCAAATAAACTCGCGCCACTCAAGTTTGCACCCCGCAAATCTGCGGCGCTCAAGTTTGCTCGACTGAGGTTAGCACCTGTGAGATTAGCACCGCTTAAATTGGCTCCAGATAAATCAGCCATCACTAAACCTGCATTAGTCAAATCGCAGTTTTGACATTGCTTGGTTGCCAATAACTGTTTAACATGTTCAGAATTTGCTGCTTGTACGGTTGTTGCCATAATTGTGGTTAAAAAGGCAGCTATGGGTAGAACTTGCTTCTTCATATTTGTGTAATATTTCTTACTCAATATTTAACGTTAACTGAGACGGATTTATACCTCAGCATTATGATATGAGCAATCTGAACAGTTTGCCCTCTGTAGTTGCCTATATCACTTGTAAATTTGAGTAAACACTTATATATACCCTGATTTTAAATAAATATGAGACTATAGAAGCATTAAGACAGCCATAAAAACGTGAGTCAGCAAGACAAACTCTTAGAAAAGATCCTTTCTGGGACTTCTGATACAGACATCCCTTTCGCCCAACTGTGGCAACTTTTATATCGACTAGGCTTTGAGGAACGGATTCGTGGCGATCATCGGATTTTTAGCAAAGCAGATGTTGAGGAAATATTGAATCTGCAACATAAGAGAGGAAAAGCCAAAAGCTATCAAATTAAACAAGTTCGTGCAGTAATTCTCAAGTATAAGTTAGGAAATAAAAATGATGTTTCGCTATGAAATTCTTCTCTACTGGAGTGAATTAGATGAAGCCTTTATTGCGGAAGTACCAGAATTACCAGGCTGTACTGCTGACGGTGATACTTATCAAGAAGCTCTGCATAATGTAGAATTAGTGATGCAGGAATGGATAGAAACAGCTAAGGATTTAGGGCGTCCAGTTCCTCAGCCTAGACCGCGTTTGATGTACATTTAATTGATACACAAGGAAAGTCAAGCTGATTTTTTAACATCATCAAGAATATTTAACGCCATATTAGAGACAGAGCAGAAAAATCTTCGCTAAAAGAACTAAAAAATTCTACCGACTGTCATTATCGTATCTAAGTTATAGATCAATACAGTTCAGTTAAGAAAAATTGTAGGTTGGGTTAAGCAAAGCGCAACCCAACAAAGCCCCGAAAATGTTGGGTTTCGTTCCTCAACCCAACCTACACAGTTTAAGGTTTTTGGCGCTAACTGAACTGTATTGAGTTATAGATAGCGATTATCATTAAATACACAGGCTTGTAGCTAGAGAATTCAAATGCTATTTGACATTGGCAAACTCTGCCATTAAGGGAGCGGTATAACATCATTGGTGTCAACTCAATACGCTTGGTTTGAGCAGCAGTGAAACCCAACAAAGCCTTGATAATGTTGGGTTTCGTTCTTCAACCCAACCTACGCCAGTTTTAGTTTTTAGTCTTAACCCAAGCGTATTGAGCTATATACTTCAATGTCCTGTAACTTTGGCGTTTTGAAGATGACAGAAAAAGTCTAATTGAAAAGGTTAGCTACTGGCAACCTTACAAATCACCATAATATGTGATTTGTATTTGTTAATATTATAGTGAATAAGTTGCAATCCAGAACATTCTAGTTCTTGCAAAAGTTTAGGAATTTCATACTTATGATGTCGCCAAATAGTAATTTCTTCACCTTCAGATATTTCAATCTTCTTATCTATCCCCATCCGGCTGAAATTTAAAGTGTAACTATGGTGGAGTTTCATATTAGCAACTATACTATCTGTTTTTAAATCATACTTTCTCACCAATTCACAATCTTCAGATTTAATCCCAATCTTGCTTTTAACCCATCCATATATTTCTTCTACATGATACTTGCAGCCACCTCTGACGTTTCCATCCCATTTAGAGTTAATACCAGTTTCATTAGTAAATACCAGAAAATCATTTTTCCCCATGCTATCTCTAAAGTTTTTTAGTACTTTCTCTCTATTTTGATGATTACCGATGGTAACACCTAAGTGGAAAAATATTTTCGCTGTGTCGTCAATTTCCAAACTAGCTTTGTTTTGGAATAATTTTCTGGGTACACAACTATTTTCTATGTCAATTGTGGAACTGATAAACTCGACAAGAGGAAACCATTTTGTAAAATTATTTTTGGATAAATTAAGTAATTCTTCGCTAATATCTAAAGCTATATATTTATTAACTTTTCCTTGTTGATGAAGTCTTTTAATAAAATTCTTAACTGGATATGAGTTTCCTGCGCCAACATCTACAATATTGACTTTTTTGCCACATTGAATATTGCCATTCAAGTAGTTAAAATTTTCCTTTAAAAGGTCAATTTCTACATTCGATGTTCGATACCATGTTGGGATAACATATTTTCGATAAAAATCGTCCCAGATTTTTGCGCCTCTACCTTTATAAGAATACTTGAGAGGTATTTCTCGTCTAACTTCTAATGCATGAATTATCCCTAAAACTTCTTCTTCAGAAAAAATAGAGTAGAACTCAGAACTTGGCTTTGCTGTGCGATTGATAGCAGTTGACATATCCGAGGAAAGTTGGAAATTGCTATGAAAATTTTGAGCCATTATTCTTGTTCTTGGGTTTTCTGAGGTATTTTATTTTAATGGATTAGCTGCAATGCTTGCCAAAGAGGTATTTTCTCATGCCACTGTCCCAAAATTTGAACTAAATTTTGGACTTACAAGCAGAAATAGATCCTACGTTACGTATTGGGCAATTGGTTTTTTACATCAAAATACGAGATAATTTTTCAAAGATACAGGGGTGAATTCCAGTGGTTCAGCAACCAGAACTCCAGGAAACTTCGTCGATACAGCCAATTCAGCGTGTGCTTAAGAGTTTAAGCACTTACCGATGGACTTCGCTAGGAGCATTGGTCAGCCTGTTGCTGTTGACGATCGCAAACGCAGTTACCCCACAACTATTTCGGTGGGGAATTGATCAGGGCATTATCCAAAAAAACCTCCAAATTGTGCTATATAGCGCCGCCTGGATGGTACTCGCCGCGATCGCTCGTGGTGTATTTAACTTCGGACAAAGCTATCTAGCAGAAGCAGCGTCTCAAGGTGTAGCTTATGACCTGCGAAACAAAATTTTCAGCAAAATCCAAAATCTCAGTTTCAGTTATCATGACCAGGCGCAGACTTCCCAACTGTTAACCCGTGTCACCAGCGACATTGAGCAGATCCGTACCTTTGTTGGTACTAGCTTAATTCAGGTCGTCGGTTCACTTGTGACATTGGTAAGTATCTCAGTGGTTTTGCTGGTGATGAATTGGCAATTAGCACTAATTACACTAACGGCAGTGCCTATAGCCGCATGGTTAATGGCACAATTTGTGACTCGGAATAATAAACTTTTTCGGCAAGTACAAGAGCAACTAAGCGACCTGAATGCTTTATTGCAAGAGAACTTGTTAGGAATCCGGGTGGTGAAAGCATTTGTCCGGGAGTCAACCGAAAGGTCACGTTACATCACCATGAATGATGCCTTAGTGAAGGCAAACATGAAGACCATTAACGCCATCCACAATACCTTCCCGTTTATCTTTTTGGTGAGTAACTTGGTAACACTGGCAGTTTTCGCCTACGGGGGAGCGCAAGTGATTGGGAATCGGTTCTCCATTGGCGAACTGGTGGCGTTTAACTCTTACCTAGCCTTGATTCTCCAGCCAATTTTGTTGATTGGATTTGCTGCACCGGCGATCGCTCAATCAGCTGCTTCCGCCGAACGTGTCTATGAAGTTGTAGATGCAGAAGTAGAAATTAGCGATCGCCCCGGTGCTGTCCCATTTGAAAGCTGTGGCGGTAGAATCACCTTTGAAAATGTATCCTTTCGTTATCCGGGAGCGACAACTGAAACTCTCAAAGAAGTTTCCTTTGAAACCAAACCCAACGAGCTAATCGCCGTTCTAGGGATGACTGGTTCCGGGAAAAGCACAATTATGAACTTAATTCCCCGCTTTTACGATGTCACAGGGGGAGCAGTTCGCATTGACGGACGAGATGTAACAAGTTTCACCCTCAAAAGCCTCAGATCGCGAATTGGCATTGTATTTCAAGAAACCACCCTCTTCTCTGGCACAATCCGCGAAAATATTGCCTACGCCAAACCCGATGCAACCCTAGATCAGGTGATTGAGGTTGCCAAAACTGCCCAAATGCACGATTTTATCAGTAGTCTACCCGATGGCTACGAGACGATTGTGGGTGAA contains:
- a CDS encoding putative 2-dehydropantoate 2-reductase encodes the protein MSKRSYAILGTGALGGFYGAKLQKAGLDIHFLLKSDYEYVSKSGLVIESKDGDFTLTQVNAYNDIEKMPQCDVVVVALKTTQNHLLPQMLPPLVRDNGVVLVLQNGLGVEEEVAKIVGNVSIIGGLCFLCSNKVAAGHIRHLDYGQITIGGYASSYNPTGITDKMRQIADDLKSAGISIELVEDLLLGRWKKLVWNIPYNGLSVILNARTDELMSYVHTRKLVEQLMYEVAAGSKSCGRIIPDSFIQTMLDYTVKMKPYRTSMKIDYDERRPLEVEAIFGNPLRKAQAADVNLPQISCIYQQLKFLDEKIRV
- a CDS encoding TenA family protein, which codes for MTLSQELWAANQDLAQACLEHPFVQGIGDGTLEQAKFAYYVGQDAFFLEAFARAYSIAAAKAPDWLGFTTFHNLASGVLEELRLHSGYASQWGVNLHSVEPGAATRHYTDFLLATAWGGDVGLTAAAMSPCMRLYAFLGEKLARNGIPNHQYADWIRTYSSADFQPLTQQLENLVDNYAVTNSVVHSTYRYAMFCERDFFQAAWILQ
- a CDS encoding pentapeptide repeat-containing protein, giving the protein MKKQVLPIAAFLTTIMATTVQAANSEHVKQLLATKQCQNCDLTNAGLVMADLSGANLSGANLTGANLSRANLSAADLRGANLSGASLFGVNLSEAKFSGANLAGADLRNTYLANAQLTGANLNGANFQGAVGIPSQIASPEEFYALGVAEGQKGNQQQAISYFNQAIAIKPEFAGAYLARGIARYQILDRQGAFQDAQVAEKLFTSQSNTPGTQTAQAFIKELQTPVNEKVSAGSPSFVDFLGSLGSVLLQFFPF
- a CDS encoding type II toxin-antitoxin system HicA family toxin, translating into MSQQDKLLEKILSGTSDTDIPFAQLWQLLYRLGFEERIRGDHRIFSKADVEEILNLQHKRGKAKSYQIKQVRAVILKYKLGNKNDVSL
- a CDS encoding type II toxin-antitoxin system HicB family antitoxin, encoding MMFRYEILLYWSELDEAFIAEVPELPGCTADGDTYQEALHNVELVMQEWIETAKDLGRPVPQPRPRLMYI
- a CDS encoding L-histidine N(alpha)-methyltransferase, which gives rise to MAQNFHSNFQLSSDMSTAINRTAKPSSEFYSIFSEEEVLGIIHALEVRREIPLKYSYKGRGAKIWDDFYRKYVIPTWYRTSNVEIDLLKENFNYLNGNIQCGKKVNIVDVGAGNSYPVKNFIKRLHQQGKVNKYIALDISEELLNLSKNNFTKWFPLVEFISSTIDIENSCVPRKLFQNKASLEIDDTAKIFFHLGVTIGNHQNREKVLKNFRDSMGKNDFLVFTNETGINSKWDGNVRGGCKYHVEEIYGWVKSKIGIKSEDCELVRKYDLKTDSIVANMKLHHSYTLNFSRMGIDKKIEISEGEEITIWRHHKYEIPKLLQELECSGLQLIHYNINKYKSHIMVICKVASS
- a CDS encoding ABC transporter ATP-binding protein; amino-acid sequence: MVQQPELQETSSIQPIQRVLKSLSTYRWTSLGALVSLLLLTIANAVTPQLFRWGIDQGIIQKNLQIVLYSAAWMVLAAIARGVFNFGQSYLAEAASQGVAYDLRNKIFSKIQNLSFSYHDQAQTSQLLTRVTSDIEQIRTFVGTSLIQVVGSLVTLVSISVVLLVMNWQLALITLTAVPIAAWLMAQFVTRNNKLFRQVQEQLSDLNALLQENLLGIRVVKAFVRESTERSRYITMNDALVKANMKTINAIHNTFPFIFLVSNLVTLAVFAYGGAQVIGNRFSIGELVAFNSYLALILQPILLIGFAAPAIAQSAASAERVYEVVDAEVEISDRPGAVPFESCGGRITFENVSFRYPGATTETLKEVSFETKPNELIAVLGMTGSGKSTIMNLIPRFYDVTGGAVRIDGRDVTSFTLKSLRSRIGIVFQETTLFSGTIRENIAYAKPDATLDQVIEVAKTAQMHDFISSLPDGYETIVGERGVGLSGGQKQRIAIARTLLTDYSILILDDSTSAIDAKTAAQIQAELDSLMRQKACTTFVVAQRISTVKNADRIFLMDKGRLVAQGTHEELMQNSPLYGAILESQVKAKEKNNTK